The Streptomyces sp. SS1-1 genome has a segment encoding these proteins:
- a CDS encoding RRQRL motif-containing zinc-binding protein, with translation MAALPVYRWRLAPDGYATRRQLRALGLRPGGQAVAAQLERPRRRRGPLVAYLYRIDQAVPVRPMTAARWAALAKANAARRRCPACRRDAGYVIPASLGTCTPCAYPDPDGSERSH, from the coding sequence ATGGCCGCGCTGCCGGTCTACCGGTGGCGGCTTGCCCCGGACGGCTACGCCACCCGCCGCCAACTCCGCGCCCTCGGACTACGCCCCGGCGGTCAGGCCGTGGCCGCGCAGCTCGAACGGCCCCGCCGACGGCGGGGCCCGTTGGTCGCCTACCTCTACCGCATCGACCAAGCCGTGCCGGTGCGTCCGATGACGGCGGCCCGGTGGGCGGCTCTCGCCAAGGCGAACGCCGCCCGCCGTCGCTGCCCCGCATGCCGGCGCGATGCCGGATACGTCATCCCCGCCTCGCTCGGCACCTGCACCCCGTGTGCCTATCCCGACCCCGACGGGTCCGAACGGAGTCACTGA
- a CDS encoding S1C family serine protease, protein MSTENEGAAVPPAPSAPPVPVDAPAAPASQEHPAPESATAPLPPVPAGNPYAADARAHGGGDGFHTTSSGSAPDASWPPPPPSGTSPYGEGAGGGMGAGGGMGAGGGMGAGGWGSTYQQPAPRSGRGGMLAAVLIAALVAGGLGGGLGYTLAKNDDNTSSTTVSAPDSGGSVKRDPGTVAGVAAKALPSTVTIQAESSSGEGGTGTGFVFDTEGHIVTNNHVVADAVDGGKLTATFPSGKKYDAEVVGHAQGYDVAVIKLKSAPSDLKPLTLGDSDKVAVGDSTIAIGAPFGLSDTVTTGIISAKNRPVASSDGTGSNASYMSALQTDASINPGNSGGPLLDAQGNVIGINSAIQSTANGMGGTAQSGSIGLGFAIPINQAKYVAQQLIKTGKPVYAKIGASVSLEDTSDGAKITDQGAGGSDAVEPGGPAAKAGLKPGDVITKLDGTVIDSGPTLIGEIWTHKPGDKVTITYERDGRTRTVDLTLGARTGDS, encoded by the coding sequence GTGAGCACCGAGAACGAGGGCGCCGCGGTACCCCCGGCCCCGTCCGCACCCCCCGTACCGGTGGACGCTCCCGCTGCTCCCGCCTCCCAGGAGCACCCCGCTCCCGAGAGCGCGACGGCACCGCTCCCGCCGGTGCCGGCCGGTAACCCGTACGCCGCCGACGCCCGGGCGCACGGCGGTGGCGACGGCTTCCACACCACCTCTTCGGGCTCAGCGCCGGACGCCTCCTGGCCGCCCCCGCCGCCCTCGGGCACGTCCCCGTACGGCGAGGGCGCCGGCGGTGGCATGGGCGCGGGCGGTGGCATGGGCGCGGGCGGTGGCATGGGCGCCGGTGGCTGGGGCAGCACCTACCAGCAGCCGGCGCCCCGTTCCGGCCGTGGCGGAATGCTCGCCGCGGTCCTCATCGCCGCGCTGGTCGCGGGCGGCCTGGGCGGCGGCCTCGGCTACACCCTGGCCAAGAACGACGACAACACCTCCTCCACGACCGTCTCCGCCCCCGACAGCGGCGGCTCGGTCAAGCGCGACCCGGGCACCGTCGCGGGCGTGGCCGCCAAGGCGCTGCCGAGCACCGTCACGATCCAGGCGGAGAGCAGCAGCGGCGAGGGCGGCACCGGCACCGGGTTCGTCTTCGACACCGAGGGCCACATCGTCACCAACAACCACGTCGTGGCCGACGCCGTGGACGGCGGCAAGCTCACGGCGACCTTCCCGAGCGGCAAGAAGTACGACGCCGAGGTCGTCGGGCACGCGCAGGGCTACGACGTCGCGGTGATCAAGCTGAAGAGCGCCCCGTCCGACCTCAAGCCGCTCACCCTGGGCGACTCCGACAAGGTGGCCGTCGGCGACTCGACGATCGCCATCGGCGCGCCCTTCGGCCTGTCGGACACGGTCACCACCGGCATCATCAGCGCCAAGAACCGCCCGGTGGCGTCCAGCGACGGCACCGGCAGCAACGCCTCGTACATGAGCGCGCTGCAGACCGACGCGTCGATCAACCCCGGTAACTCCGGCGGCCCGCTGCTGGACGCGCAGGGCAACGTCATCGGCATCAACTCGGCGATCCAGTCCACCGCCAACGGCATGGGCGGCACCGCCCAGTCCGGCTCCATCGGCCTCGGCTTCGCGATCCCGATCAACCAGGCCAAGTACGTCGCCCAGCAGCTGATCAAGACGGGCAAGCCGGTGTACGCCAAGATCGGCGCCTCCGTCTCCCTGGAGGACACCAGCGACGGCGCCAAGATCACCGACCAGGGCGCCGGCGGCTCGGACGCGGTCGAGCCGGGCGGCCCAGCCGCCAAGGCAGGCCTCAAGCCCGGCGACGTCATCACCAAGCTCGACGGCACGGTGATCGACTCCGGCCCCACCCTGATCGGCGAGATCTGGACCCACAAGCCCGGCGACAAGGTGACGATCACCTACGAACGGGACGGCCGCACCCGCACGGTCGACCTCACCCTCGGCGCCCGCACCGGCGACAGCTGA
- a CDS encoding ATP-binding protein yields MSENVVHLHKNTDPAPVTTLTVVPDAAPTRPVPLWVRSGRAVKTAVTHERTRAAARAAARHTSYTFNGGRIVARRAWDGRTGSRYERMIRAAEAAGNLEAAEEWEERLQRFRAARHHRRMDLLHSPVEAAKGVAVGAGMSIGVLVGLGVVLAISTGQVADVITPLSATIEFIALLIRIVQIVWGPALTIGPFLALLALWAVGRKQQAAPQWALPANVRSGEGEPITPSIVVKALRDLGIPALRSAIKEMGDAGASMLGPITIAGCGVEVDVTLPSGVSTNEVQNKRRKLAENLTRHEHEVFITIPTAARTVRLWIADSGALDEPIGPSPLVTDDTLTANYKTGRAPWGQDLRGDAAALSLYQRHLLITGLSNQGKTVALRSLALWLSLDRSVQFLMGDLKGVGDWAMFDGLASTLIQGPTDEHVIQVTEMVEGAVDEMNRRIQAPPGTVFPPLIVLVDEAQVAFMCPAKDEDKRPYGGSKANSRYFMAVRKIHNQGRAVNVLMWQGTQDPTNENLPKLVREGAHTRASLALGTESQARMALGDKAVDGGAAPNLLRPGLDKGTLVVASDGITIPAGQSSITVRTHYIDDDAATAITDRAKALRDGVTTLHTIERGEERDPLADIASVVGTASRVLTQDVLKRLAALNADAYGKWSFIDLKRVLDGTGAEPYKSDGRMVVGRDRLARALANRDGEGSASVDG; encoded by the coding sequence ATGTCCGAGAACGTCGTTCACCTCCACAAGAACACGGACCCGGCGCCCGTGACGACCCTGACCGTGGTCCCGGACGCGGCCCCGACACGGCCCGTGCCGTTGTGGGTCCGCTCCGGCCGCGCGGTGAAGACGGCCGTCACGCACGAGAGGACCAGGGCGGCCGCGCGAGCGGCGGCCCGGCACACGTCCTACACGTTCAACGGCGGGCGGATCGTGGCCCGTCGGGCGTGGGACGGCCGTACCGGCTCCCGGTACGAGCGGATGATCCGAGCGGCGGAAGCCGCGGGGAACCTCGAAGCGGCCGAGGAGTGGGAGGAGCGGTTGCAGCGCTTCCGTGCCGCCCGCCACCACCGCCGCATGGACCTCCTGCACTCCCCGGTGGAGGCCGCCAAGGGCGTCGCCGTCGGCGCCGGCATGAGCATCGGTGTGCTGGTCGGCCTCGGAGTCGTCCTGGCGATCAGCACCGGCCAGGTCGCCGACGTCATCACACCCCTGTCGGCAACGATCGAGTTCATCGCCCTGCTCATCCGCATCGTGCAGATCGTGTGGGGCCCGGCGCTCACGATCGGCCCGTTCCTCGCCCTGCTTGCCCTGTGGGCCGTCGGCCGCAAGCAACAGGCCGCACCCCAGTGGGCGCTCCCGGCGAACGTGCGATCGGGTGAGGGTGAGCCGATCACCCCGTCCATCGTGGTCAAGGCCCTGCGCGACCTGGGCATCCCCGCCCTGCGCAGTGCCATCAAGGAGATGGGCGATGCCGGCGCCTCCATGCTCGGCCCGATCACGATCGCCGGATGCGGCGTGGAAGTCGACGTCACCCTGCCCTCCGGGGTCTCCACCAACGAGGTGCAGAACAAGCGGCGCAAGCTCGCGGAGAACCTGACCCGGCACGAACACGAAGTGTTCATCACCATCCCGACCGCCGCCCGCACGGTCCGGCTGTGGATCGCCGACTCCGGAGCCCTGGACGAGCCGATCGGCCCGTCCCCGCTGGTCACCGACGACACACTGACCGCCAACTACAAGACCGGCAGGGCCCCATGGGGCCAGGACCTGCGCGGGGATGCCGCAGCCCTGTCCCTGTATCAGCGCCACCTCCTCATCACGGGTCTGTCGAATCAGGGCAAGACCGTGGCCCTGCGCTCCCTGGCGCTATGGCTGTCGCTGGATCGGTCGGTGCAGTTCCTCATGGGCGACCTCAAGGGCGTGGGCGACTGGGCCATGTTCGACGGCCTCGCCAGCACCCTCATCCAGGGCCCGACCGATGAGCACGTCATCCAGGTGACCGAGATGGTCGAAGGCGCCGTGGACGAGATGAACCGCCGCATCCAGGCCCCGCCCGGCACGGTGTTCCCGCCGCTCATCGTGCTCGTGGACGAAGCACAGGTCGCGTTCATGTGCCCGGCCAAAGACGAGGACAAGCGCCCCTACGGCGGGTCGAAGGCCAACTCCCGGTACTTCATGGCCGTCCGCAAGATCCACAACCAGGGGCGGGCGGTGAACGTGCTGATGTGGCAGGGCACGCAGGACCCGACCAACGAGAACCTTCCCAAGCTGGTCCGCGAGGGCGCCCACACCCGCGCCTCCCTCGCCTTGGGCACCGAATCGCAGGCCCGCATGGCCCTGGGAGACAAGGCGGTCGACGGCGGCGCCGCCCCCAACCTGCTGCGCCCCGGTCTGGACAAGGGAACCTTGGTCGTTGCCTCCGACGGCATCACCATCCCGGCCGGCCAGTCGTCCATCACCGTGCGCACGCACTACATCGATGACGACGCGGCCACCGCGATCACCGACCGGGCCAAGGCCCTGCGCGACGGCGTCACCACCCTGCACACCATCGAACGAGGCGAAGAGCGTGACCCGCTCGCGGACATCGCCTCCGTTGTCGGTACAGCGTCGCGAGTGCTCACCCAGGACGTCCTCAAGCGACTCGCCGCCCTGAACGCGGACGCGTACGGCAAGTGGTCGTTCATCGATCTCAAGCGCGTACTCGACGGCACCGGAGCTGAGCCGTACAAGTCCGACGGACGCATGGTCGTCGGCCGCGACCGGCTCGCCCGAGCCCTCGCCAACCGCGACGGCGAAGGTTCCGCTTCCGTCGACGGATGA
- a CDS encoding DUF5926 family protein yields MAKKRPQTKAKRPQIADGEVPVVGAREPCPCGSGRRYKACHGRAAAQAVTELVQRPFEGLPGECDWVALRELVPAATAELTLKGGLPEGVPSVTLATVLPMAWPALRRDDGSVLLGLQNDTASGDISRDLADTLQQALAAQPGTPVQGRRAPADGPRLQDLLDPEGAFEPVVHPGFEFWVPDAENATAEVTASLERANAAAIPTVKLTGVDSAYWCETPEKNHLRWVMPHPEEQLLDALARLHAAGTSSLGEGTRLVGSFRAHGLTVPVWDLPSGVGAEDVEKPAAEFAERLAAALATDAPLTPDERRARGGLTNRQVTLS; encoded by the coding sequence ATGGCCAAGAAGCGACCCCAGACCAAGGCCAAGCGCCCGCAGATCGCCGACGGAGAGGTCCCGGTCGTCGGCGCACGCGAGCCCTGCCCCTGCGGAAGCGGCCGCCGCTACAAGGCCTGTCACGGCCGGGCAGCCGCGCAGGCGGTGACCGAGCTGGTGCAGCGCCCGTTCGAGGGGCTGCCGGGCGAGTGCGACTGGGTCGCGCTGCGCGAGCTGGTGCCCGCCGCCACGGCCGAGCTGACCCTGAAGGGCGGCCTCCCCGAGGGTGTCCCGTCCGTCACCCTGGCCACCGTGCTCCCGATGGCCTGGCCCGCGCTGCGCCGGGACGACGGCTCGGTCCTCCTCGGCCTGCAGAACGACACGGCGTCCGGCGACATCAGCCGCGACCTCGCCGACACCCTCCAGCAGGCCCTCGCCGCCCAGCCGGGCACGCCGGTCCAGGGCCGCCGCGCCCCGGCCGACGGCCCGCGGCTGCAGGACCTCCTCGACCCCGAAGGCGCGTTCGAGCCAGTTGTGCACCCGGGCTTCGAGTTCTGGGTCCCCGACGCGGAGAACGCGACCGCCGAGGTGACCGCCTCCCTGGAGCGCGCCAACGCCGCGGCCATCCCGACCGTGAAGCTGACCGGCGTGGACTCGGCCTACTGGTGCGAGACCCCGGAGAAGAACCACCTGCGCTGGGTCATGCCGCACCCCGAGGAGCAGCTTCTGGACGCGCTCGCGCGGCTGCACGCGGCGGGCACGTCGAGCCTCGGCGAGGGCACCCGCCTGGTGGGCTCCTTCCGTGCTCACGGCCTGACCGTGCCCGTCTGGGACCTGCCGAGCGGTGTCGGCGCGGAGGACGTGGAGAAGCCGGCGGCCGAGTTCGCCGAGCGGCTGGCCGCCGCCCTGGCGACCGACGCCCCGCTGACGCCGGACGAGCGCCGTGCGCGCGGCGGGCTGACCAACCGGCAGGTCACCCTCAGCTGA
- a CDS encoding tyrosine-type recombinase/integrase, with protein sequence MHSYDVRIWSIRKRPSKVAPFQLRWRVAGDEYQEKFPTKTLADARRAELLTATRKGEPFDTETGLPVSEVRERNRTSWYAHARAHAARKWPTAAAKHRASIAESLTVATMALCPAGKGRPADDVLRRALYQWAFNAGRHGQEPPEAEAKALAWVERNAPAVVDLDNAKRVRAVLEHLAKRQDGKPAAANTFRRRRAVLSNCLRLAVEHELLPGNPLHRVHWETPKAVEELDVRSVATPSQARALLDAVRAQGPRGAHLVAFFACIYYAAMRPEEVSMLSADQCDLPTEGWGRLLLAGARPQVGSAWTDDGKPYEERQLKHRARRAVRPVPIPPVLVAILRAHLDAFGTTSEGRLFSAVRGGPVRSQEYGAVWKEARRKALTTAQVASPLAAIPYDLRHACVSFWLRSGVSLAETARRAGQSVAVLQRYYAKVLDGEEAKMNALIEQGLAEHDDGATGP encoded by the coding sequence ATGCACAGCTACGACGTGCGCATTTGGAGCATCCGCAAGCGCCCGAGCAAGGTCGCTCCGTTCCAGCTTCGCTGGCGAGTGGCCGGCGATGAGTATCAGGAGAAGTTCCCCACCAAGACCCTTGCGGACGCCCGCCGCGCTGAATTGCTGACTGCGACCCGCAAGGGCGAGCCGTTCGACACGGAGACCGGTCTCCCCGTATCGGAGGTACGGGAGCGGAACCGTACGAGCTGGTACGCCCACGCCCGTGCGCACGCTGCACGGAAGTGGCCGACGGCGGCGGCAAAGCACCGAGCAAGCATCGCCGAGAGCCTGACCGTCGCCACGATGGCTCTGTGCCCGGCGGGCAAGGGGCGCCCGGCGGACGACGTTTTGCGCCGCGCGCTCTATCAGTGGGCTTTCAACGCCGGACGACACGGCCAGGAACCCCCGGAAGCCGAAGCCAAGGCGCTGGCGTGGGTTGAACGCAATGCACCTGCCGTGGTCGACCTGGACAACGCTAAGCGCGTCCGTGCGGTGCTGGAACATCTAGCCAAGCGCCAAGACGGCAAGCCGGCCGCCGCGAACACGTTCCGGCGCCGCCGCGCGGTGCTGAGCAACTGCTTGCGCTTGGCCGTGGAACACGAGCTGCTGCCTGGCAACCCCCTGCACCGCGTGCACTGGGAGACGCCCAAGGCAGTCGAGGAACTGGACGTGCGCAGCGTCGCCACGCCTTCTCAGGCACGGGCCCTGCTCGATGCGGTCCGCGCTCAGGGCCCTCGCGGCGCCCACCTGGTCGCGTTCTTCGCGTGCATCTACTACGCCGCCATGCGGCCTGAGGAAGTCTCCATGCTCAGCGCCGACCAGTGCGACCTCCCCACCGAGGGATGGGGTCGACTCCTGCTCGCCGGCGCCCGTCCGCAAGTGGGTTCCGCATGGACGGACGACGGAAAGCCGTACGAGGAACGTCAGTTGAAGCACCGAGCTCGCCGAGCGGTCCGGCCGGTGCCCATCCCGCCGGTATTGGTCGCCATTCTGCGCGCCCACCTGGACGCGTTCGGCACCACGTCCGAAGGCCGGCTGTTCAGCGCCGTACGGGGCGGTCCGGTTCGGTCGCAGGAGTACGGCGCGGTATGGAAGGAGGCCCGAAGAAAGGCGCTCACGACCGCGCAGGTGGCCTCACCGCTAGCCGCGATCCCGTACGACCTGCGGCACGCGTGCGTGTCGTTCTGGCTGCGTTCCGGCGTAAGCCTCGCTGAGACAGCCCGGCGCGCAGGACAGAGCGTCGCCGTACTCCAGCGCTACTACGCCAAGGTGCTGGATGGCGAGGAAGCCAAGATGAACGCCCTGATCGAACAAGGGTTGGCCGAGCACGACGACGGGGCCACCGGGCCCTGA
- a CDS encoding DNA primase, giving the protein MTQATLRGRALPAPGLIRTVLMLAARGIPSLPLRVGKVPFGNCPTCAGNACGGRPNMKTPGPCQCPGVCHAWAAATTDPAVLTSPAWTDAWRRAVAVAYHPGGAGLTVVDLDDADAIAWARQTLPATRTVPTTRGEHWIYRGTMASHNAVRSGVDIKSSMSYARYLGPGTGPLVDLPDAVRALAVKQPPAVRPAPRGVSMPTRSGERCPHRTPVFLERGIAMAEQRITAARSAVHATVYGAFLAVLSTHGRCGCLTDAHVARLFTAAQSKGESARHCTDAWNNARTTLGL; this is encoded by the coding sequence ATGACTCAAGCCACCCTCCGGGGGCGAGCCCTGCCCGCTCCCGGCCTCATTCGCACCGTGCTCATGCTCGCCGCCCGGGGCATCCCGTCCCTGCCCCTGCGGGTGGGCAAGGTGCCGTTCGGCAACTGCCCCACCTGTGCCGGCAACGCGTGCGGCGGACGGCCGAACATGAAGACCCCTGGGCCGTGCCAGTGCCCCGGCGTCTGCCATGCATGGGCCGCCGCCACCACCGACCCGGCCGTCCTCACCTCCCCGGCCTGGACGGACGCATGGCGCCGGGCCGTCGCCGTCGCCTACCACCCCGGCGGCGCCGGACTGACCGTGGTGGACCTGGACGACGCAGACGCCATCGCATGGGCCCGTCAGACCCTGCCAGCCACACGGACCGTGCCGACGACGCGCGGTGAGCACTGGATCTACCGGGGCACGATGGCCTCGCACAATGCGGTCCGGTCCGGTGTCGACATCAAGTCGTCCATGTCCTACGCGCGCTACCTCGGCCCCGGCACCGGCCCCCTGGTCGACCTGCCCGACGCGGTGCGCGCGCTGGCCGTGAAACAGCCGCCCGCCGTCCGCCCGGCGCCGCGAGGCGTGTCAATGCCCACGCGGTCCGGTGAGCGGTGCCCGCACCGCACGCCCGTCTTCCTCGAACGCGGGATCGCCATGGCGGAGCAGCGCATCACCGCCGCTCGCAGCGCGGTCCACGCCACGGTTTACGGGGCGTTCCTCGCGGTGCTGTCCACACATGGGCGGTGCGGCTGCCTCACGGACGCCCACGTGGCCCGCCTGTTCACCGCCGCGCAGAGCAAGGGCGAATCGGCCCGGCATTGCACGGATGCCTGGAACAACGCCCGTACCACGTTGGGACTGTGA
- a CDS encoding ATP-binding protein translates to MADDDKSARQVITDYAQSHFRYFRTADGTVYAQRNGHPVARPIRSQGTTGSHRQELMVGLFRDGIGVFNGTAMKEALDLIEALALTEDVQPVHIRVAPGYDGATWLDLGRADGQSVRIHPTGWDILTPDPREVCWRRTQLTGELPLPAKDTNGKGIDRLMRLCNFATAETECLAIAWLIGCLGPDVPVPAPFLTGPQGAGKSTGGRMLVRIIEGMTGDLRRAPRDEENLITAVAAGWVTALDNLSHMTPELSDAMCCIVTGAENVKRALFTDGDVFRVGYRRPLLLTGIDVGVIRPDLAERLLPLRLERPRVRRTEAELWSDFAEALPVILGSLLDLTVQVRAAQADIPTDLRMADFAHLCAQLDAATGLGALAAYRASLDDLNDDVIEGDLLAQTVLKHAAGIEPGTEQRMTSAEWLHTLTGLYTGEDFRPLPKGWPTTGKVLSDRLKRLQPTLAARGVLIDWGRTKTSRYIEITRASAAPPPHEQEPAF, encoded by the coding sequence GTGGCTGACGACGACAAGAGCGCACGCCAAGTCATCACCGACTACGCCCAATCGCACTTCCGGTACTTCCGCACCGCCGACGGCACCGTCTACGCCCAGCGCAACGGCCACCCCGTGGCTCGCCCCATCCGCTCACAGGGCACCACCGGAAGCCACCGCCAGGAACTCATGGTCGGACTCTTCCGCGACGGCATCGGCGTCTTCAACGGCACCGCCATGAAGGAGGCACTCGACTTGATCGAAGCACTCGCCCTGACCGAAGACGTCCAACCCGTACACATCCGCGTCGCCCCCGGATACGACGGCGCCACCTGGCTCGACCTCGGCCGCGCCGACGGGCAATCCGTGCGCATCCACCCCACCGGCTGGGACATCCTCACCCCCGACCCCCGCGAGGTCTGCTGGCGCCGTACCCAGCTCACCGGGGAACTGCCCCTGCCGGCCAAAGACACCAACGGCAAAGGCATCGACCGGCTGATGCGACTGTGCAACTTCGCCACCGCCGAAACCGAATGCCTTGCCATCGCCTGGCTCATCGGCTGCCTCGGACCCGACGTGCCCGTCCCCGCCCCGTTCCTCACCGGCCCACAAGGCGCGGGCAAATCCACCGGCGGGCGGATGCTCGTCCGGATCATCGAGGGCATGACCGGCGACCTGCGCCGCGCCCCAAGGGATGAGGAGAACCTGATCACGGCGGTGGCGGCCGGATGGGTCACCGCCCTGGACAACCTCTCCCACATGACCCCGGAACTCTCCGACGCGATGTGCTGCATCGTCACCGGCGCTGAGAACGTCAAGCGCGCCCTGTTCACCGACGGGGACGTCTTCCGCGTCGGCTACCGCCGCCCGCTGCTGCTGACCGGCATCGACGTCGGCGTCATTCGACCCGACCTGGCGGAGCGGTTGTTGCCTCTGCGGCTGGAACGTCCCCGCGTCCGGCGCACTGAGGCGGAGCTGTGGTCCGACTTCGCGGAGGCGCTGCCGGTCATCCTCGGCTCGCTGCTGGACCTCACCGTGCAGGTGCGGGCGGCGCAGGCGGACATTCCGACCGACCTGCGCATGGCCGACTTCGCGCACCTGTGCGCGCAGCTCGACGCGGCCACCGGTCTGGGGGCGCTGGCCGCCTACCGGGCTAGCCTGGATGACCTCAATGACGACGTCATCGAGGGCGACTTGCTGGCGCAGACGGTGCTCAAGCACGCCGCCGGCATCGAGCCGGGCACCGAGCAGCGAATGACGTCTGCTGAGTGGCTGCACACCCTCACGGGCCTCTACACGGGCGAGGACTTCCGTCCACTGCCTAAAGGGTGGCCGACCACGGGCAAGGTGCTCTCCGACCGTCTCAAGCGCCTTCAGCCCACCCTCGCCGCCCGGGGCGTCCTCATCGACTGGGGCCGGACCAAAACGTCCCGCTACATCGAGATCACGCGGGCGTCTGCCGCACCGCCCCCGCACGAGCAGGAACCGGCTTTCTGA
- a CDS encoding helix-turn-helix transcriptional regulator: MARPKMLKLPEVLEEIEMSRAAFYRLRARGLAPKLIKLPNGQIRCRRSDLDAWWAEHEVAA, from the coding sequence ATGGCTCGCCCCAAGATGCTCAAGCTCCCCGAAGTCCTCGAAGAGATCGAGATGAGCCGCGCAGCGTTCTACCGCCTGCGCGCTCGCGGCTTGGCCCCGAAGCTCATCAAGCTCCCCAACGGGCAGATCCGCTGCCGCCGCAGCGATCTGGACGCGTGGTGGGCCGAACACGAAGTCGCTGCCTGA
- a CDS encoding glycerophosphodiester phosphodiesterase: MTHARQHQIQVVAHRGASEDAPEHTLAAYRKAIEDGADALECDVRLTADGHLVCVHDRRVNRTSNGRGAVSALELAELAALDFGSRRNRDSWKNRAEEPDWEVRPEDPEDTSVLTLERLLELVADAGRRVELAIETKHPTRWAGQVEERLLHLLKRFGLDAPAAPAESPVRIMSFSARSLHRVRAASPTLPTVYLMQFVSPRLRDGRLPAGVHIAGPSIRILRSHPAYVQRLKAAGHQVHVWTVNEPEDVDLCVRLGVDGIITNRPRAVLDQLGR, from the coding sequence GTGACCCACGCACGGCAGCACCAGATCCAGGTCGTCGCCCACCGCGGAGCCTCCGAGGACGCCCCCGAACACACCCTGGCCGCGTACCGGAAGGCGATCGAGGACGGCGCCGACGCCCTCGAGTGCGACGTCCGCCTCACCGCCGACGGGCATCTCGTCTGCGTCCACGACCGCCGCGTCAACCGCACCTCCAACGGCCGCGGCGCGGTCTCCGCGCTGGAGCTCGCCGAGCTGGCCGCCCTGGACTTCGGCTCCCGCAGGAACCGCGACTCCTGGAAGAACCGAGCGGAGGAGCCGGACTGGGAGGTCCGCCCCGAGGACCCGGAGGACACCTCCGTCCTCACCCTGGAGCGGCTGCTGGAGCTCGTCGCCGACGCGGGACGCCGGGTGGAGCTGGCGATCGAGACCAAGCACCCCACCCGCTGGGCGGGCCAGGTCGAGGAGCGCCTGCTGCACCTGCTGAAACGGTTCGGACTGGACGCCCCGGCCGCCCCCGCCGAGTCGCCGGTACGGATCATGAGCTTCTCGGCGCGCTCCCTGCACCGCGTGCGCGCGGCGTCGCCGACCCTGCCGACCGTCTACCTGATGCAGTTCGTCTCGCCCCGGCTGCGGGACGGGCGGCTGCCCGCGGGCGTGCACATCGCCGGCCCCTCGATCCGCATCCTGCGCAGCCACCCCGCGTACGTACAGCGCCTGAAGGCGGCCGGCCACCAGGTGCACGTGTGGACCGTGAACGAGCCCGAGGACGTGGATCTCTGCGTCCGGCTCGGTGTCGACGGCATCATCACCAACCGCCCGCGCGCGGTGCTGGACCAGCTCGGACGCTGA
- a CDS encoding ATP-binding protein — MRHRTLFGRFPVQAKRASTPWRGAKEVSGVALVVAQEVPTSSSMAVPHGPAGVGKARHRMRAQLRSGGVPESVIDDAVLILSELLSNACKHGRPLGDSLAGDGDVRAAWRVDGGGRLTVEVTDGGGPTRPAPATPSVTAHGGRGLNIISALSDDWGVRDDVLGEVTVWVVVHGDVRAAHAGHRRDDFATRVTAPAVSAIPGLDFTDAFDDLD, encoded by the coding sequence ATGCGTCACCGGACCTTGTTTGGCCGGTTTCCGGTCCAGGCCAAGAGGGCATCCACTCCGTGGCGTGGGGCGAAGGAGGTCTCGGGGGTGGCGTTGGTGGTGGCACAGGAGGTGCCCACGTCGTCGAGCATGGCCGTACCCCATGGTCCTGCGGGCGTGGGGAAGGCGAGGCACCGCATGCGGGCGCAGCTGCGCAGCGGCGGGGTCCCGGAATCGGTCATCGACGACGCCGTACTGATTCTGTCCGAGCTCTTGAGCAACGCCTGCAAACACGGCCGGCCGCTCGGCGACTCCCTGGCGGGGGACGGCGACGTCCGCGCGGCCTGGCGGGTGGACGGCGGCGGCAGGCTCACCGTGGAGGTGACGGACGGCGGCGGACCCACCCGCCCCGCTCCGGCGACGCCCTCGGTCACCGCGCACGGCGGCCGCGGGCTCAACATCATCAGCGCCCTGTCCGACGACTGGGGCGTGCGGGACGACGTGCTGGGCGAGGTCACGGTCTGGGTGGTCGTCCACGGCGACGTCCGCGCGGCGCACGCCGGGCACCGGCGCGACGACTTCGCTACGCGCGTCACCGCGCCGGCGGTCAGCGCCATCCCCGGCCTGGACTTCACGGACGCCTTCGACGACCTGGACTGA